The Arachis hypogaea cultivar Tifrunner chromosome 16, arahy.Tifrunner.gnm2.J5K5, whole genome shotgun sequence genome contains a region encoding:
- the LOC140173109 gene encoding uncharacterized protein has product MGPGLTFVIEAQPYLNAVLMPLGLKVMCFKACTHYPTLFDHFQRELREVLQDLQNKSLLQDWHQPQFWKQLKTLANSASSSGQKDSLPLPNTVQGVLGMDLDKVKAMQQRIEDFTNHMSELLRIERDAELEFT; this is encoded by the exons ATGGGGCCTGGTCTGACTTTTGTGATCGAGGCTCAGCCTTATCTGAATGCTGTTTTGATGCCACTTGGGCTTAAAGTGATGTGCTTCAAGGCCTGCACACACTACCCAACTCTCTTTGATCATTTCCAGAGGGAGCTTCGAGAGGTTCTCCAGGACCTTCAGAATAAGTCCTTGCTCCAAGACTGGCACCAACCGCAATTTTGGAAGCAACTTAAAACTCTCGCCAATTCAG CATCGAGCAGTGGCCAGAAAGATAGCCTTCCCCTTCCCAATACCGTCCAAGGTGTTTTAGGAATGGACTTGGACAAGGTCAAAGCAATGCAGCAAAGGATTGAGGATTTCACCAACCACATGTCTGAACTACTCCGTATTGAAAGGGATGCTGAATTGGAGTTCACTTAG